A window of Hippoglossus stenolepis isolate QCI-W04-F060 chromosome 16, HSTE1.2, whole genome shotgun sequence contains these coding sequences:
- the LOC118123696 gene encoding transmembrane ascorbate-dependent reductase CYB561 — translation MDDSAPCPGRSMFGWLVGASQVLGLASVVLTGVWMGHYHGGFAWDGSAQEFNLHPLCMVLGMVFLQGDAILVYRVFRNEAKRNVKILHGIIHLLALIISIIGFVAVFDFHRAAKIPDMYSLHSWCGMATLVLFCLQWVMGLLFFLFPVASLWLRAAYLPIHMFCGLVLVVMAIGSSLLGITEKLLFSIMPTYPLFAPEGMLANSLGILLVGFGVLLCYLVSKEEFRRPPNPEEESLSVHFKTLTEGGSPTTP, via the exons ATGGATGATTCTGCTCCATGTCCTGGTCGCTCTATGTTTGGGTGGTTGGTGGGAGCATCACAGGTTCTGGGTCTGGCATCTGTGGTGCTGACCGGTGTGTGGATGGGTCATTACCATGGGGGCTTCGCTTGGGATGGCTCAGCGCAGGAGTTCAACCTGCACCCTCTTTGCATGGTGCTGGGGATGGTCTTCCTGCAAGGCGACG ccATTCTGGTCTACAGAGTATTTCGCAATGAGGCGAAGAGAAATGTAAAGATTCTTCATGGCATCATTCACCTGCTTGCTCTTATCATCAGCATCATAG gttttgtAGCTGTGTTTGATTTCCACAGAGCAGCAAAGATTCCAGACATGTACTCTCTTCACAGCTGGTGTGGCATGGCCACCTTAGTCCTGTTCTGCTTGCag TGGGTGATGGGTTTgctgttcttcctgtttccGGTTGCGTCGTTATGGTTACGTGCCGCGTACCTCCCCATCCACATGTTCTGTGGTCTGGTTCTGGTAGTTATGGCCATAGGGAGCAGTCTGCTTGGCATCACAGAGAAACTCCTCTTCAGcatcat gCCAACGTACCCTCTGTTTGCCCCAGAGGGGATGCTGGCCAACAGTTTGGGGATCCTGCTGGTGGGTTTTGGGGTGCTGCTCTGCTACCTGGTCTCCAAGGAAGAGTTCAGACGTCCACCTAACCCAGAGGAAGAGTCCCTATCTGTGCACTTCAAGACTCTGACAGAGGGGGGGTCACCCACCACGCCCTGA